The genomic stretch GGGCTGTTTTAGCGTCTTTGGCATCATCATCCGCCAGTTTGCCGGCGGCGTTGGCCGCTTCAATAGATTCGTGGACGGACTGGGTAGCTATGGAAGCTTTTTCCTGGGCGCGGGCGGCGGCTTCTTCCGCAGCTTTTTCCGCGGCGGCCAGAGCGGCCTTAGCGGCGAGTTCTATTTCCTCCATCTTGCGGGTAGCTTCATTGGCGGCTTCTTCCGCGGCTCTCATGGCCTCTTCCGCCTTACGTGCAGCTTCCGCAGCAGCGGCTTCCGCAGCTCTCATGGCAGCTTCTGCAGCGAGCCTGGCAGTCTCACTGGCTTTTTCTGCCCGCCTGGTGGCATCCCCGGCAGCTTTAGTTGCTTCCGCTCCGGCTTGCTGTGCCAAGCGGACAGCTTCCTCGGCGGCAAGCTTGGCGGCGGCACTGGCTTCCTCGGCTTGACGGGAGGCTTCCTCGGATTTCTTGGTAGCATCAGAGGCGGCTTTTTGTGCCGCTTTGGCGGCCGTTTCAGCGGCGGCGCGGGCAGCGTCCGAGGCAACCTGAGCTTTCTTGGCGGCTTCTTCCGCGGCTTTACGGAAAGATTCGATAGCGGCCTTGGCGCTAGCGTCAGCTTCCTCAGCTTTACGCATGGCGGCTTCGGCGGCGAGCCGGGCGGCTTTGGCGGTTTCTTCCGCTTTGCGGGCAGCGTCCGCGGCGGCTTTGGTAGCCGTCTCGGCGGCCAGCTGACCGGCCCTCTTGGCTTCCTCGGCGCGTTTCTCAGCTTCGGAAGAAGCTTTGGTAGCCGCGGCGGCAGCTTCTTTGGCCGCTCTCGCTGCCTCTTCGGCTTTACGGGCGGCTTCCGCCGCTGCCCGGATATTCTCGTCCATTTCATCGAGAATCTGAGGGAGCGGTTTACTCATTATTTTGGGAGATTTTGCAGTCTTCTCTGGTTCCGGGGAAAACTTACCAACCATGTGCGTTCTCCTTTATTTGCCTATTATCGTTCACAGGGCAGTATTTTCACTGCCTCGAAAGGCTCTAAACGGATATTATTATAGTACTATTTTATGTAATTTGCCAGATGTCTGCCACAATATTTTCGTATATATTTGCGTATTTTCATAATCGCACTGGTAAATAGGTGCCCCGGAAAAAGAAATATTATTGGCCGGGAGATTCAATAGTTGCAAAATAGTAAAAAATATGTTAATAATAAATTACGAATCATGTTTTATTGATACATGAATCAATCCTTCATGTAATAATATCACCACGATGGATTAGTGTCAACATTGTTCCGTGAGCCTGTTGGTATATCCAGGAGAAATAACATGCCAGAGTGGACTTTTATAACCAGACATGCAGTAGTCCTCAGTTTAATCTCCAAGCAGCCGCGTATTACTGCGTTAGAGCTTGCCATGGCGATGGGCATCACGGAAAGGGCGGTTAGAAAAATCATCGCGGACCTGGTCGCCGGTGGATATATCCGTAAAAAGCCGGAAGGCAGGGGAGTGAGATACCGTATCAATCCGCATCTGTCACTGCGGCGGGACTCCCATTTGGAAGTAGCCGTAGGTGATTTGCTTAAAGCCCTTGGCTGGAAGAAAGACGAGCAAATTCTCTGATACTCTCCAGTAAAACGCTTAATTACGATAAATCCTACCCTTAACGTTAACCTCTTTTCCCAGAGCATCCCCGCCGGTTTTCAGAAATCAATTTACCCGTGTTATAATGCTCACGTCAGGCAGTAGCGTTGTAGCATGCCAGGAGATAACATAAAACATGTTCTTGAAACCTGATAGTCTTACCGAGTTGTCCTGCGGGCAGTTCGAAGAATTTATCATATCGATGGGAGAGCCTGGTTACCGCGCCGGACAGCTCAGGAAATGGGTTTATGAGAAGTTGGCATTTTCTTTGGCAGAAATGACCGACCTGCCGCTGGCGTTTCGTGAAAGATTGGCGCAGGAGACAAAATTACATAGCCTGGAGCGAATCCAACAGTCGACCGGAAAAGATGGCACGGTAAAGTCTTTATTCGCTCTGGCTGACGGCAACACTGTGGAAGCGGCGCTGATGTATTATGGCGGGGAGGATGGGGGAGAGCGCCGGACGGTCTGTGTTTCTACCCAGGCGGGGTGCAGTATCGGATGCCCTTTTTGCGCCACCGGCCAGCAGGGGTACCAGCGCAATCTCACCTCGGGTGAGATAATTGACCAGGCATTGTATTTTGCGGGCTTTCTGAGAGACAATTCCAGGGAAAGCGGGGACCCGGCAGGAAAAACCGGTGGACGCGTTTCCAACATCGTTTTTATGGGCATGGGGGAGCCTCTGGCGAATTATGACGCTTTATGGCAGGCAGTAGAGACGCTGAACGCGCCGGAGTGTTTTAAACTGGGGGCGCGGAACATGGTAATTTCCACGGCCGGGCTGGTGCCCCAGATTAAGCGCCTGAGTAAAGAAAAGCTGCAGGTAGGCCTGGCAGTATCCCTCCACGCCAGTGATAATAAACTCCGGGATAGACTGGTACCGGTAAACCGCAAATATCCGCTGGAAGATCTTATTCAGGCCTGCCGGGAATACAGTCTGGTGAAGGGGCGGCGCCTGAGTTTTGAATATATACTTTTTAACGGCCTTAATGATTCCCCGGAGCAAGCGCGTACCCTGGCAATGCTTATCCGGGGCATTAAATGCCACGTTAACCTTATCCCCGCCAACCTTACCTCGGAAAAAGCTTTCCAGCCGCCACCGTACCACCGGGTGCTGGCTTTCGAGGAGACATTGAAGCAGTGTCATGTTAATGTAACCTTACGCGAGCGGCGCGGGCAGGATATTGACGCCGGGTGCGGTCAGTTGCGGAGCCGCTACCTTAAAGAGACCGGTAGGGAGCGAAAGAAAGACTCAAGATGGGAAAAAGCGAATCATGTCTCATGAAACGATTCTGTGGATAGCCTTTGCCATCATTGTGCCGGTGGCGCTGGGGCTGGACTTGGGAGTCTTCCAGCGCCAGGCGCATAAGGTTAAAGTAAAGGAGGCGCTGCTGTGGAGCGCCGTTTGGATTTCCCTCGCGTTGTTGTTCGGTCTCAGCATCTACCTGATGCTCGGCTCGGAGAAGGCATTGAATTTCTTCACCGGGTACCTGGTGGAGGAATCCCTTAGTGTTGATAACCTGTTCGTCTTTCTGCTGATATTTACTTACTTCTCCGTACCGGAGCAACACCAGCATCGCGTCCTTTTTTGGGGTATCGTGGGGGCGATAGTCATGCGCGGCATTTTCATCGCCACCGGCATAACGCTGCTGGACAACCTCCACTGGGTTATTTATATCTTCGGGGCTTTCCTGATCTTTACGGGGATAAAATTGGTCACGCAGAAAGACAGGGAGCTGAAACCGGAGAAGAACCCCGTGCTGCGGCTTTTCCGCAAGTTTATGCCTATTACCAAACGGTTTCACGGCAGCCGGTTTTTCGTGAAAGGCAAGAGGTATCTGCTGGCCACGCCTCTTTTACTGGTGCTGATCGTCATCGAGACCACGGATATTATCTTCGCGGTGGATTCGGTCCCGGCTGTTTTGGCGATAACGCGGGACCCGTTTATCGTGTACACGTCAAATATCTTCGCGATTCTGGGACTGCGGGCGATTTACTTTGCGTTAGCCGGCGTGATACTGCGGTTGCGCTTTCTTAACTATGGTCTGGCGGTAATCCTGGTGTTCCTCGGGGTGAAAATGGTAGTCTCCGCCGATTTCTTTCACGTAGAAATTTCACAGATAGTGTCTCTAGGAGTGGTAATAGGGATATTGGCAATATCGGCGATAGCCTCCGTACTCATACCGGAAAAAAACGGGAAAACGGATGATTCGGCAAAAGAATAGGCTGGTATTATTATTCTTGACCGGTGCCGTAGGGTGGCTGTCCTCTAACCTTTGGTGATTCCTTTTTTCAGCAGCTCGTCAAAAGCGGTGAACCATTTTAGCTTGAGGTCATCGTTCCAGGACGGGTCGAAATCAGGAAACTTGGAGAGCAGCATACCATTCCAAGATGAAGCCTTTGGTATTTCGTCCACAGCTTGTGGAATTTCCGCATTCCGCTTTGTCCTATTTACCGCTTTCTTGGATATTACTTTAGTACCAGCGCCGGAATAGGCCGATCTGGTCCGTTTGGTAATAAACGGTGATAGCGGCATGCCGGCATCATTAGCCAGCGCGATAAAGAATTTCACGCATTTCCGGCTGACATCATCGGTCAGTTGGAAGGTGTTATGGAATACTTCAACCAGTTGCGCGTAGGTGGCGTTTTCCAGCTCCAGGGTGCTCTCCAGGACAAAGCTGAACGCGTCAAAAGCGATGATGCGGAGAAGCTGTGCCCGCTGCTCTCCCCGGGCGGACACCAGCGGCTTAAGGCGTTCCAGCGGCTTGCCATTGGCATCGATTAGGTTCAGAAAACGCAGGGCCGCCATCAGCTGGATGCCGGTGCTGCCGGACAAAGTCTCCCCCCAGTAGCTGCGGTCGATACGGGAAGGCATTTGCTCCTGTAAGCGTTCTATAAAATTATGGAAGGTGCGGTAAGAGACATAAGGGGGCAGGTGTTTGCGTCCTTTTTCAATGACCATAATCAACCCTCACTTAATGTTAACCATTATATGCCAAAAGAGGACAAGTTACAAGCATTATATTCTGGAAACACGGAAAAATGTTTCTGGTAAACAGCGTGGTGCGTTATGGAATTATTACGGGACGCCCGAGAAACAGTAAGGACAATATTTAGAGGCTGGTGTTGGAATAGGGTAAGATTAATTATCGTTTTGAATAAACGGTAAAAACGCACAAAATTTTAAAGGAGGGACTTAATCAAATGGCTACCCCAATCGAGTACCAAAAACTTATGACGGAAATCGTTTACATCAATCTCCCCGGGCCGGAAGATGCGGCGCCCAACATGACCGGCGGCGAACTGCTGCATGGTTTCCTGGCTGAACTATACCGGATTCCGAACAACGAGTTCAAAGAGCACCTTCATGCTCTCTGCAACAAGTGGAACATCCGCTTCCGCGATACCAGAGGTAAATAGCAAATACTCATATATATATATAAGGTAAGAACCTGCCATGCAGGCGGCGGCAACGCCGTAAAGGAGGTATAAGTGAAAAGAGACAGGATAGGCGCTATCGATGTCGGAACAACCAAGGTATGCACAATCATGGCCGATGTCCGCGATGACGAGGGCATTCGCGTTTTGGGAGTTGGTGTAGTCCCATCGCGTGGTCTCCATAAGGGCCTGGTGGTCAACATTAACGAAGCCAAAGAATCGATAAGACAATCGGTACGGATGGCGGAACAGATGGCCGGGCGGAGACTGGAATCGGCTTATATTGGCGTTACCGGCAGGCACATTTCATCGGTGAATAACAAAGGTTCCATCTCTATTACGCGCAACAATCAGGTGGTCCACCCGGATGATCTGAAGCGTGTCCTGGATGTAGCCCGCATCGTGAAAGTGCCTACCGAACAGAAGCTTCTCCACGTTATTCCCCGCGAATACGTGGTTGATGGCCAGGGGCATGTTAAAAACCCCGTCGGCATGCACGGTTTCCGCCTGGATGTGGAAACCCATATTATTACTGCGGGTGTAACCTCTATACAGAACCTGACCAAATGCATCCGCGGCATCGGCGTAGAGGTAGAAGACCTGGTAATGGAACCTCTCGCCAGTGCTGAGGCGGTACTGGAGACGGAAGAAAGACAGGACGGTGTACTGCTGGTGGACATCGGCGGCGGCACCACGGACCTGGCGCTCTTTAAAGATGACACCATTTACCACACTTCCGTATTGCCTGTAGCCGGCTATCAGGTAACCCGCGATATCTCGGTAGGGCTGGGCATTACTTATGAGCTCGCCGAGGAAATGAAAAAGAGATACGGTGATGTGACCCCCAAGGACGTAGATATGAACCCGAAGGAAATAGCCATTACCGGGGACGGGCACAGTATCTCTTATAATGACCTTTCTGATATTATCCGCGTCAGGGTTGAGGAAATGCTGCGGCTTATTATGCTGGAGCTCCCCCAATCCGATTACCGGAAATTAATCCCGGCCGGACTGGTAATAACCGGCGGCGGCGCCAACCTTAACGGTATTGCCGAATTGGGGCAGAAGATAACCAGGATGCCGGTCAGGCTTGGCTATCCGATGAAACTCCGCGGTGTGGGAGACGTACTGGACAATCCCGCCCATGCCACCGGCGTCGGTCTCCTTTTGTGGAACCTTAAGAAACAGAGCCATGATAAATCGGCGGCGCCAAAGGTCAGTGAAAAAGGACCGCAAGGCATCATGGCACGTATACTCAAACTCTTTAGAAAATAACAATTGAATATATTGATGGAGGGCTGTAATGGCAAAATCAAGTTATATCTCCAGCGGCGCTAGAATAAAAGTAATCGGGACCGGGGGTGGCGGCTGCAACGCGGTATCGAGAATGGTCCGCGAACACCTGCGCGGGGTTGAGTTTATCGCGATGAATACGGACGAGCAAGCCCTCGAAATTACCGAGGCAATGCAGCGTGTACAGCTGGGTGGAAAGGCCACCCGCGGCCTGGGTGCCGGCGGGGACAATCTTATCGGCCGCAAGGCAGCTGAGGAAAGCCGTGATGCCATCGCCGAAGTGGTCTCCGGAGCGGATATGATTTTCATCACGGCCGGCATGGG from Dehalococcoidales bacterium encodes the following:
- a CDS encoding winged helix-turn-helix transcriptional regulator; the encoded protein is MPEWTFITRHAVVLSLISKQPRITALELAMAMGITERAVRKIIADLVAGGYIRKKPEGRGVRYRINPHLSLRRDSHLEVAVGDLLKALGWKKDEQIL
- the rlmN gene encoding 23S rRNA (adenine(2503)-C(2))-methyltransferase RlmN gives rise to the protein MFLKPDSLTELSCGQFEEFIISMGEPGYRAGQLRKWVYEKLAFSLAEMTDLPLAFRERLAQETKLHSLERIQQSTGKDGTVKSLFALADGNTVEAALMYYGGEDGGERRTVCVSTQAGCSIGCPFCATGQQGYQRNLTSGEIIDQALYFAGFLRDNSRESGDPAGKTGGRVSNIVFMGMGEPLANYDALWQAVETLNAPECFKLGARNMVISTAGLVPQIKRLSKEKLQVGLAVSLHASDNKLRDRLVPVNRKYPLEDLIQACREYSLVKGRRLSFEYILFNGLNDSPEQARTLAMLIRGIKCHVNLIPANLTSEKAFQPPPYHRVLAFEETLKQCHVNVTLRERRGQDIDAGCGQLRSRYLKETGRERKKDSRWEKANHVS
- a CDS encoding TerC family protein, whose product is MSHETILWIAFAIIVPVALGLDLGVFQRQAHKVKVKEALLWSAVWISLALLFGLSIYLMLGSEKALNFFTGYLVEESLSVDNLFVFLLIFTYFSVPEQHQHRVLFWGIVGAIVMRGIFIATGITLLDNLHWVIYIFGAFLIFTGIKLVTQKDRELKPEKNPVLRLFRKFMPITKRFHGSRFFVKGKRYLLATPLLLVLIVIETTDIIFAVDSVPAVLAITRDPFIVYTSNIFAILGLRAIYFALAGVILRLRFLNYGLAVILVFLGVKMVVSADFFHVEISQIVSLGVVIGILAISAIASVLIPEKNGKTDDSAKE
- the ftsA gene encoding cell division protein FtsA, encoding MKRDRIGAIDVGTTKVCTIMADVRDDEGIRVLGVGVVPSRGLHKGLVVNINEAKESIRQSVRMAEQMAGRRLESAYIGVTGRHISSVNNKGSISITRNNQVVHPDDLKRVLDVARIVKVPTEQKLLHVIPREYVVDGQGHVKNPVGMHGFRLDVETHIITAGVTSIQNLTKCIRGIGVEVEDLVMEPLASAEAVLETEERQDGVLLVDIGGGTTDLALFKDDTIYHTSVLPVAGYQVTRDISVGLGITYELAEEMKKRYGDVTPKDVDMNPKEIAITGDGHSISYNDLSDIIRVRVEEMLRLIMLELPQSDYRKLIPAGLVITGGGANLNGIAELGQKITRMPVRLGYPMKLRGVGDVLDNPAHATGVGLLLWNLKKQSHDKSAAPKVSEKGPQGIMARILKLFRK